The following are from one region of the Magallana gigas chromosome 4, xbMagGiga1.1, whole genome shotgun sequence genome:
- the LOC105342514 gene encoding uncharacterized protein — translation MVCYTIRCSLLILLAGLSVEALTTVKYMSSYCNTKHSIFVNNSIILKSTNQLLTDSPGPQLHCTSDLVTDTGSRLLIHFISLSISIENDTPDNLHIYDVDANGHAQMVTPTSGLFGIYDKFFKRASMGVGDYISTGNRFRLTYVGSPTLTYMGFDILVTSLKAINKDGSCPRLFGKCSGKHVCVPYSVWCDGQENCGEGDVSDEKSCNDVITEDWKYTYAITMSVVTAVIAIVLFLTTIGVVVCLLRKYNRRNYMRIMSIAVAAKKDGDNWKITNDLGLTLAMAPPLYDDIVLPRQDEPPPSYDTLPFRQTTDAISEEQNNVANECIVVACIENLNPSRGHSDDILCRGVAISSDSSEEEDADFEEDNVRNNSHLRKITNSSESTHNLNSSQSSSKLCLDMENVRENDSENDDENVNDPVAQINGSEEMCSNSSSRCSVETGFVSMGSSSSRNSGSEESPRHDVGATHDPLPDDKMESLNDETSLHVQYKNQTPNGGDEIKFIDELSEDSSIVN, via the exons GACTTTCAGTGGAAGCGTTAACCACGGTGAAATATATGAGCAGTTATTGCAATACGAAGCACAGCATTTTTGTCAACAACAGCATCATCTTGAAATCAACCAATCAGCTGCTGACGGACAGTCCCGGGCCTCAACTCCACTGTACCTCTGACCTCGTCACAGACACCGGAAGTAGACTCCTCATTCACTTCATTTCTCTCAGCATCAGCATAGAAAACGACACTCCGGATAA TTTGCATATCTACGACGTTGACGCTAATGGACATGCGCAGATGGTCACACCAACCAGCGGCCTTTTTGGAATCTATGACAAGTTCTTTAAACGAGCTAGCATGGGTGTCGGGGACTACATTTCGACAGGCAATCGTTTCCGGCTGACGTATGTCGGCTCTCCTACGCTCACATACATGGGATTTGATATTCTGGTAACCTCTTTGAAAG CTATCAACAAAGACGGCTCTTGTCCCCGATTGTTCGGGAAGTGTAGCGGTAAGCATGTGTGTGTTCCATACTCCGTGTGGTGCGACGGCCAGGAGAATTGTGGGGAGGGTGACGTCAGTGACGAGAAGTCCTGCAATGACGTCATCACAGAGGACTGGAAATACACGT ATGCTATAACGATGTCCGTGGTTACTGCTGTAATCGCCATTGTGCTGTTTCTGACCACCATTGGTGTGGTAGTCTGTCTTCTACGAAAGTACAACAGGAGAAA TTACATGAGAATTATGAGCATAGCAGTCGCCGCGAAAAAAGACGGAGACAATTGGAAAATCACGAACGACCTTGGGCTGACCTTGGCCATGGCGCCGCCATTATATGACGACATAGTTTTACCCCGCCAAGACGAGCCGCCCCCATCATACGACACGTTACCCTTCAGGCAGACAACAGACGCCATATCTGAAGAACAAAATAATGTCGCCAACGAATGTATAGTGGTCGCCTGCATCGAAAATCTGAACCCATCACGTGGGCACTCCGATGATATTTTGTGTCGCGGTGTCGCTATCTCTTCTGATTCTTCTGAGGAGGAGGATGCAGACTTCGAAGAAGATAATGTTCGAAATAATTCGCATTTACGAAAGATTACAAATTCGAGTGAAAGCACACATAATTTAAATTCATCTCAATCCTCGTCTAAACTATGTTTAGATATGGAAAACGTCAGAGAGAATGACAGTGAAAATGACGACGAAAACGTGAATGACCCTGTTGCTCAGATAAACGGTTCCGAAGAAATGTGTTCAAATTCGTCTTCCCGGTGTAGTGTGGAGACGGGATTTGTTTCCATGGGGTCCAGCTCTTCCAGGAACAGTGGCAGCGAAGAGTCCCCCCGTCACGATGTCGGTGCTACCCATGATCCTTTACCGGATGACAAAATGGAATCCCTAAATGACGAAACGTCTCTTCATGTGCAATACAAAAACCAAACACCAAATGGAGGTGACGAAATAAAATTCATCGATGAATTAAGCGAGGATTCTAGTATTGTAAACTGA
- the LOC105342515 gene encoding dolichyl-diphosphooligosaccharide--protein glycosyltransferase subunit 1, with protein sequence MRGVLHLLIGLTVIFCIECKVKQDTIDGAIVNSKVDRKIDVSTHLVKMSTSITLENTGKSPIKSFLYALEPSLQNYLSIITANVKDKDEKLGVSQTTVASKKDLSFWRIELPSNLEPGKTMTVDVDSSYAHALTPYPAEITQSQKQQVLYNGNVYFFSPYSTKSQTTTVTTTNTAIESYSKSPKPVSQTDRTVTYGPYEQREAFSEAELRVHYENNSPFLTVTNLERIIEVSHWGNIAVEEHISMRHTGALLKGPFSRYDYQRAQDGLSSIKAFKTVLPSAARDVYYRDEIGNISTSNLKEMDDFVELELRPRFPLFGGWKTQYYIGYNVPSYQYLFNKGDNYALKMRFVDHIFDDMVVDQVTVKIILPEGAKNMRLETPYPVTQGENQLHFTYLDTTGRPVIVIHKSNLVEQHIQDFQLHYTFQKLLLLQEPLIVVGAFYLLFLAVIVYVRLDFSITKDEAKESKMRVASLVEEVQSAHDRRSALYQSYDDAINKYKSTKDANTFAATRKKVDADYKSLTQQISDLQTKLKNEGSDLAEKVNELQVSDRQYKDLVALAITLAEKLVSGKINKQQYLDNEKINKTKREDLDSKMEALRSSLA encoded by the exons ATGAGGGGTGTTTTGCATCTTTTAATTGGATTAACTGTTATATTTTGCATCGAATGCAAAGTGAAACAGGACACGATTGATGGTGCTATTGTCAACAGCAAAGTGGATAGGAAGATCGATGTCTCTACCCACCTAGTCAAAATGTCAACATCGATAACATTGGAGAACACAGGAAAATCACCAATAAAGTCATTTTTATATGCATTGGAACCATCGCTTCAAAATTATCTTTCAATTATTACTGCCAAT GTTAAAGACAAGGATGAGAAGTTAGGAGTTTCTCAAACTACTGTAGCATCGAAAAA AGATTTAAGTTTTTGGCGTATTGAGCTCCCATCAAATTTAGAGCCTGGGAAAACCATGACAGTTGATGTGGATTCTTCATACGCCCATGCTTTGACACCATACCCTGCTGAAATCACACAGAGCCAGAAACAACAAGTACTCTACAATGGCAATGTCTACTTCTTCTCTCCATACTCCACCAAGTCTCAAACAACAACTGTCACCACCACAAATACAGCAATAGAATCTTACTCGAAGTCACCTAAACCAGTGTCTCAAACTGACAGAACTGTCACCTATGGACCTTACGAACAAAGGGAGGCATTTTCTGAG GCTGAATTGAGGGTACACTATGAGAACAACTCTCCTTTCCTGACAGTCACCAACTTGGAGAGAATCATTGAGGTGTCTCACTGGGGAAACATTGCGGTAGAGGAGCACATCAGCATGAGGCACACAGGGGCCCTGCTGAAGGGGCCTTTTTCCAGATATGACTACCAAAGGGCTCAAGATGGACTCTCCTCAATCAAAGCTTTCAAG aCTGTCCTGCCATCTGCAGCTCGTGATGTATACTACAGAGACGAGATTGGTAACATCTCTACCAGTAATCTTAAAGAGATGGACGATTTTGTTGAGTTGGAGCTCAGACCTCGATTTCCTTTGTTTGGAGGCTGGAAAACTCAGTACTACATTGGTTACAACGTTCCCAGCTATCAATATCTCTTTAACAAGG GAGACAACTATGCCCTGAAAATGAGATTTGTTGACCATATTTTTGATGATATGGTGGTTGACCAGGTTACCGTGAAAATCATCCTTCCTGAAGGTGCAAA GAACATGAGACTTGAAACACCGTACCCCGTTACACAAGGGGAGAACCAGCTCCACTTCACCTACCTTGACACCACTGGACGCCCCGTCATTGTCATCCACAAATCCAACCTAGTCGAGCAGCACATCCAGGACTTCCAG CTCCACTACACCTTCCAGAAGCTGTTGTTGTTACAGGAGCCCCTGATTGTGGTTGGAGCCTTCTACCTGCTCTTCCTGGCTGTCATCGTGTACGTCAGACTGGACTTCTCCATCACCAAG GACGAGGCCAAGGAAAGCAAGATGCGAGTGGCCAGCCTCGTGGAGGAGGTCCAGAGTGCCCATGACCGCAGAAGCGCCCTCTACCAGAGCTACGACGACGCTATCAACAAGTACAAGAGCACCAAAGATGCTAACACCTTCGCTGCCACCAGGAAGAAAGTGGACGCCGATTATAAATCTCTCACCCAGCAAATCAGCGACCTGCAAACCAAGTTAAAGAACGAGGGCTCGGATTTGGCGGAGAAG GTGAACGAGCTGCAGGTCAGTGATAGACAGTACAAGGATCTAGTGGCTCTGGCCATCACCCTGGCCGAAAAGTTAGTGAGCGGCAAAATTAATAAACAGCAGTATTTAGATAAcgagaaaataaacaaaaccaaGAGAGAGGACCTGGATAGCAAAATGGAAGCTTTAAGATCCAGCCTTGCTTAG